In Oscillatoria acuminata PCC 6304, a single window of DNA contains:
- a CDS encoding ATP-binding protein: MVLQIIKEHKLLLGVTALLSIGSVVAGGATAIPLLAEFASPLLNSMAATKLLDLAKKLRDSSQVLTNEDLPKAAGRAIALGILHISQEDKYREIAPGLESLARKTEKYWLQIERDRQSPGDYLPIREPQLRYVFAANAAETAIATLDLESWQKLITWLMEQHQPHLPAEIGEYQDAIDAISQHLYKRFSHNLREVLKQDAREGGPAFSGMVLDLLRDNLAQTHQQALKQQDIIQILTHLETGIRDELGQLRGSFQQFFDLTKPRLPIRQECETLIADKIQDFVGRKYVFAAIRDFLHKNPKGYFILEADPGVGKSAILAKLVELSQGHCLTHFNSQGSGIIKPQQFLENICIQLIEGYHLDYPQLPEKTTEDGNVLARLLAEASKTLLPGEKLIVVVDALDEVDASSQTPGSNLLYLPDSLPDQVYFILSKRPKQLPLPLTDYDIPFDLMLYPAESARDARHYAEKRWQQSPQIQDWVTSRHSTPEQFFTELVAKSENNFMYLRYVLNDIDKGLYESETLDSLPFGLKRYYQKHWLLMGMNTDPLPIDKIRIIYVLSESPEPVSRPLLAELAGLSKSRVRSVLEEWEQFLRFQTIEREKCYSVYHASFSDFLNEQAEDSGIDLEDINRRMGDNLADGAPL, from the coding sequence ATGGTGCTTCAGATTATTAAAGAACATAAGCTACTCTTAGGAGTAACCGCCTTACTCTCCATCGGGTCTGTGGTAGCCGGTGGCGCAACGGCAATCCCCCTGTTAGCGGAGTTTGCTTCACCTCTACTCAATAGCATGGCGGCTACCAAATTACTGGATTTGGCTAAAAAACTGCGGGATAGTTCCCAAGTTTTGACCAATGAAGATTTACCCAAAGCAGCAGGAAGGGCGATCGCCTTGGGAATTCTCCACATCTCCCAAGAAGACAAATATCGCGAGATTGCCCCGGGATTAGAGAGTTTAGCCCGGAAAACGGAAAAATACTGGCTCCAAATTGAGCGCGATCGCCAGAGTCCCGGGGACTATCTCCCCATTCGAGAACCCCAGTTGCGCTATGTTTTCGCCGCTAATGCTGCTGAAACGGCGATCGCCACCCTGGATTTAGAGAGTTGGCAAAAGCTGATTACCTGGTTGATGGAACAACACCAACCCCATTTACCCGCAGAGATTGGCGAATACCAAGATGCGATCGATGCCATTAGTCAACATCTCTATAAACGGTTTTCCCATAACCTGCGGGAAGTCTTGAAACAAGATGCCCGGGAAGGGGGACCGGCGTTTAGTGGGATGGTGTTGGATTTACTCCGGGATAATCTCGCCCAAACCCACCAACAGGCGCTCAAACAACAAGATATCATCCAGATTTTAACCCACTTAGAGACCGGCATCCGAGACGAACTGGGCCAACTGCGGGGAAGTTTCCAGCAGTTTTTTGACCTCACCAAACCCCGCTTACCGATTCGTCAAGAATGTGAAACCCTGATTGCTGATAAAATCCAAGATTTTGTCGGGCGCAAATATGTATTTGCCGCGATTCGGGACTTTTTGCACAAGAACCCCAAAGGCTATTTTATCCTGGAAGCTGACCCGGGAGTGGGGAAAAGTGCCATTCTCGCCAAATTAGTCGAGTTATCGCAAGGGCACTGTCTCACTCATTTTAATAGTCAAGGCTCAGGGATAATTAAACCGCAACAATTCCTAGAAAATATTTGCATACAACTGATTGAGGGCTATCACCTGGATTATCCTCAGTTGCCAGAAAAGACGACAGAAGATGGCAATGTGTTAGCCCGATTGTTGGCGGAAGCGAGTAAAACCTTACTCCCGGGAGAAAAATTAATTGTGGTGGTGGATGCCTTAGATGAGGTGGATGCCTCCAGCCAAACCCCGGGCAGTAATCTCCTCTATTTACCCGATTCCCTACCGGATCAGGTCTATTTTATCCTCTCCAAACGCCCGAAACAACTGCCCCTGCCCCTGACTGACTATGACATCCCCTTTGATTTAATGCTGTATCCCGCAGAAAGTGCGCGGGATGCCCGTCACTACGCCGAGAAACGCTGGCAGCAGAGTCCCCAGATTCAGGACTGGGTGACATCGCGCCACTCCACCCCAGAGCAGTTTTTTACGGAACTGGTGGCGAAAAGTGAAAATAATTTTATGTATTTGCGCTATGTCTTGAATGACATTGACAAAGGACTGTATGAGAGTGAAACCCTCGACAGTTTGCCCTTCGGGTTGAAACGGTATTATCAAAAACATTGGCTATTGATGGGGATGAATACCGACCCGTTACCCATTGATAAAATTCGCATCATTTATGTTCTCTCAGAATCTCCCGAACCTGTTTCCCGCCCGTTATTAGCGGAGTTGGCGGGCCTCTCAAAATCTCGCGTGCGTTCAGTTTTGGAAGAATGGGAGCAGTTTTTGCGCTTTCAAACGATTGAGAGAGAAAAGTGCTACAGCGTTTATCATGCGTCGTTCAGCGATTTTCTCAATGAGCAAGCGGAAGATTCAGGCATTGATTTAGAAGATATTAACCGGCGCATGGGTGACAATCTAGCCGATGGAGCGCCCCTATGA
- a CDS encoding WD40 repeat domain-containing protein, with protein sequence MTTKLGDWIQQQSSQKRLYILRHQILLWAKGKQVQRMKAWLTDWGFLEQKLGAVGITALIDDYDLLLPLLPAEEQPGLKRIQGALQLSAHVLAEDNSQLAGQLLGRLLSFSDPEILTLLQQAKQWRGKPWFRPLTAHLTPPGGPLLRTFSGHSSLVNAVAITPDGKQAVSASVDHTLKLWDLATGSELATLTGHSDEVYAVIITPDGKQAVSASRDKTLKLWDLATGSELATLTGHSDWVNAVAITPDGKQAVSASDDHTLKLWDLATGSELATLTGHSSGVNAVAITPDGKQAVSSSRDKTLKLWDLATGSELATLTGHSSGVNAVAITPDGKQAVSSSRDKTLKLWDLATGSELATLTGHSNSVNAVAITPDGKQAVSASDDKTLKLWDLATGSELATLIGHSNSVYAVAITPDGKQAVSASDDKTLKLWDLATGSELATLIGHSSMVNAVAITPDGKQAVSASRDNTLKLWDLATGSELATLIGHSNSVWAVAITPDGKQAVSASDDKTLKLWDLATGSELATLIGHSNSVWAVAITPDGKQAVSASDDKTLKLWDLATGSELATLIGHSNSVLAVAITPDGKQAVSASMDNTLKLWDLATESELATLIGHSRGVYAVAITPDGKQTVSASDDKTLKLWDLATGSELATLTGHSNSVNAVAITPDGKQAVSPSWDNTLKLWDLATAEVLATFTGDGRMHSCGMASDGVTVVAGDSSGRVYFLRVEGLESEAQC encoded by the coding sequence ATGACGACAAAATTAGGAGATTGGATTCAGCAACAGTCCTCTCAAAAACGGCTGTATATACTACGCCACCAAATCCTTCTATGGGCAAAGGGAAAACAGGTGCAGCGGATGAAAGCCTGGTTAACGGATTGGGGTTTTTTGGAACAGAAGTTAGGCGCAGTGGGAATCACGGCCCTGATTGATGATTATGATTTACTCTTGCCGTTGCTGCCAGCAGAGGAGCAACCGGGGTTAAAACGGATTCAAGGGGCGCTACAGCTATCCGCTCATGTGCTGGCAGAGGATAATAGCCAGTTAGCGGGGCAGTTGTTGGGGCGGTTGTTGTCATTTTCTGACCCAGAGATTCTAACCCTCCTGCAACAAGCGAAACAATGGCGAGGAAAACCCTGGTTTCGACCCCTGACGGCGCATCTCACTCCCCCAGGAGGGCCACTGCTTCGCACCTTCTCCGGGCATAGTAGCTTGGTAAATGCAGTGGCCATCACCCCGGACGGCAAACAAGCGGTTTCCGCATCCGTTGATCACACCCTGAAACTGTGGGATTTGGCTACGGGTTCGGAACTTGCCACCCTCACTGGGCATAGTGACGAGGTATATGCAGTGATCATCACCCCGGACGGCAAACAAGCGGTTTCCGCATCCAGGGATAAAACCCTGAAACTGTGGGATTTGGCTACGGGTTCGGAACTGGCCACCCTCACCGGGCATAGTGACTGGGTAAATGCAGTGGCCATCACCCCGGACGGCAAACAAGCGGTTTCCGCATCCGATGATCACACCCTGAAACTGTGGGATTTGGCTACGGGTTCGGAACTGGCCACTCTCACTGGGCATAGTAGCGGGGTAAATGCAGTGGCCATCACCCCGGACGGCAAACAAGCGGTTTCCTCATCCAGGGATAAAACCCTGAAACTGTGGGATTTGGCTACGGGTTCGGAACTGGCCACTCTCACTGGGCATAGTAGCGGGGTAAATGCAGTGGCCATCACCCCGGACGGCAAACAAGCGGTTTCCTCATCCAGGGATAAAACCCTGAAACTGTGGGATTTGGCTACAGGGTCGGAACTGGCCACTCTCACTGGGCATAGTAACTCGGTAAATGCAGTGGCCATCACCCCCGACGGCAAACAAGCGGTTTCCGCATCCGATGATAAAACCCTGAAACTGTGGGATTTGGCTACGGGGTCGGAACTGGCCACCCTCATAGGGCATAGTAACTCGGTATATGCAGTGGCCATCACCCCGGACGGCAAACAAGCGGTTTCCGCATCCGATGATAAAACCCTGAAACTGTGGGATTTGGCTACGGGGTCGGAACTGGCCACCCTCATAGGGCATAGTAGCATGGTAAATGCAGTGGCCATCACCCCCGACGGCAAACAAGCGGTTTCCGCATCCAGGGATAACACCCTGAAACTGTGGGATTTGGCTACGGGGTCGGAACTGGCCACTCTCATAGGGCATAGTAACTCGGTATGGGCAGTGGCCATCACCCCCGACGGCAAACAAGCGGTTTCCGCATCCGATGATAAAACCCTGAAACTGTGGGATTTGGCTACGGGGTCGGAACTGGCCACCCTCATAGGGCATAGTAACTCGGTATGGGCAGTGGCCATCACCCCCGACGGCAAACAAGCGGTTTCCGCATCCGATGATAAAACCCTGAAACTGTGGGATTTGGCTACGGGGTCGGAACTGGCCACCCTCATAGGGCATAGTAACTCGGTACTTGCAGTGGCCATCACCCCGGACGGCAAACAAGCGGTTTCTGCATCTATGGATAACACCCTGAAACTGTGGGATTTGGCTACGGAGTCGGAACTGGCCACCCTCATAGGGCATAGTCGCGGGGTATATGCAGTGGCCATCACCCCGGACGGCAAACAAACGGTTTCCGCATCCGATGATAAAACCCTGAAACTGTGGGATTTGGCTACGGGGTCGGAACTGGCCACCCTCACTGGGCATAGTAACTCGGTAAATGCAGTGGCCATCACCCCGGACGGCAAACAAGCGGTTTCCCCATCCTGGGATAACACCCTGAAACTGTGGGATTTGGCTACGGCAGAAGTGTTAGCCACGTTTACCGGAGATGGTAGGATGCATTCCTGTGGCATGGCGTCGGATGGGGTGACGGTGGTAGCAGGAGATAGTTCGGGGCGGGTGTATTTTCTGCGGGTGGAGGGGCTGGAGTCAGAGGCACAGTGTTAG
- a CDS encoding YccF domain-containing protein, which translates to MILIGNIIWLIFGGFITGLGYIIGGIGMCLTIVGIPFGVETIKLGIASMTPFGREIVEDDNPNSTLKIVLNVIWIFLFGWEIAIAHLVLAALFFVSLIGLPFAEQHIKLVAIALFPFGRDLRKVR; encoded by the coding sequence ATGATCTTAATTGGAAACATCATCTGGCTAATTTTCGGAGGATTTATCACCGGACTGGGTTACATCATCGGAGGAATTGGGATGTGTCTCACAATTGTCGGAATCCCCTTCGGAGTGGAAACCATTAAACTGGGAATCGCCAGTATGACACCATTTGGAAGGGAAATTGTCGAGGATGACAATCCCAACAGTACCCTAAAGATTGTGTTAAACGTGATTTGGATTTTCCTATTTGGGTGGGAGATTGCGATCGCGCACTTAGTCCTCGCTGCCTTATTCTTCGTGAGCCTCATCGGACTACCCTTTGCCGAACAGCACATCAAATTAGTGGCGATCGCGCTCTTTCCCTTTGGCCGAGACTTGAGAAAAGTGCGATAA
- a CDS encoding D-alanine--D-alanine ligase family protein produces the protein MAKLRVGLLFGGRSGEHEVSIISARAIAKALAGESNAEKYETLPFYIDKDGLWHSPAVAQQVLDAGVPRNEGGETGDRAKLWQFPAEAGTVEVWFPILHGPNGEDGTIQGLLTLMQVPFVGTGVMGSAVGMDKLAMKTAFSRADLPQVKYMAVTRSQVWSNPCVFPKLCDEIEQNLGYPCFVKPANLGSSVGISKVRSRSELEAALDSAASYDRRLIVEAGVVAREVECAVLGNDNAKASVVGEITYESDFYDYETKYTDGKASLFIPSELPEAVAAQIQEMAIRAFEAVDGAGLSRVDFFYVEATGEIFINEINTLPGFTALSMYPQLWAKTGVSFTELVDRLIELAIARHTDKSKE, from the coding sequence ATGGCTAAGTTGCGGGTCGGATTATTATTTGGCGGTCGTTCCGGAGAACATGAGGTCTCTATCATTTCGGCAAGGGCGATCGCCAAGGCATTGGCAGGGGAATCGAATGCTGAGAAATACGAAACTCTGCCTTTTTATATTGACAAAGACGGGTTATGGCACTCCCCAGCAGTGGCGCAACAGGTGTTAGATGCGGGAGTTCCCCGGAATGAGGGGGGAGAGACGGGCGATCGGGCCAAATTGTGGCAATTTCCAGCAGAAGCGGGGACTGTCGAGGTGTGGTTTCCGATTCTGCATGGTCCCAATGGGGAAGATGGGACAATTCAAGGTTTGCTGACATTAATGCAGGTCCCCTTTGTTGGGACTGGGGTGATGGGGTCCGCCGTGGGGATGGACAAATTGGCGATGAAAACCGCCTTTAGTCGGGCGGATTTGCCCCAGGTGAAGTATATGGCGGTGACGCGATCGCAGGTTTGGTCCAATCCTTGTGTATTCCCGAAACTCTGTGATGAAATTGAGCAAAATTTGGGTTATCCCTGCTTTGTGAAACCGGCGAATTTAGGTTCGTCTGTGGGGATTTCCAAGGTGCGATCGCGCAGTGAATTAGAGGCCGCTTTGGATAGTGCCGCCAGTTACGATCGCCGTCTGATTGTAGAGGCGGGAGTCGTAGCGCGGGAAGTGGAATGTGCCGTGTTAGGGAATGATAATGCCAAGGCTTCTGTGGTTGGAGAAATTACTTATGAAAGTGATTTTTACGACTATGAAACCAAATACACCGATGGCAAAGCTTCCTTGTTTATTCCATCCGAATTACCCGAGGCAGTCGCTGCTCAAATTCAGGAAATGGCAATTCGAGCCTTTGAAGCCGTTGATGGGGCTGGGTTGAGTCGCGTAGACTTTTTCTATGTGGAAGCAACCGGCGAGATTTTTATTAATGAAATTAATACTTTACCCGGTTTTACAGCGTTGAGTATGTACCCGCAACTCTGGGCCAAAACCGGGGTTTCTTT